A genomic window from Hyla sarda isolate aHylSar1 chromosome 10, aHylSar1.hap1, whole genome shotgun sequence includes:
- the LOC130293388 gene encoding uncharacterized protein LOC130293388 yields MFYWMWIMMVTYQLTYPRKKLPRPVSYMPHLLTPISLLISNISTGQFLRMCRICSGANQFEDLAIDLHQRFKEKGYRERDILKAYTRAKETSRDLLLTQQKKRKQDNQMDPILSQYLTEKPSITYRRSKTLKDMLVHSHHKGPNINKIFSLKGLKWGCKPCGGCVACANVERTEEFWDSSRQKKYRITRSITCTNVWCCLFCHLPLQLNLYRSYFKGALAQSARACLRN; encoded by the exons ATGTTTTACTGGATGTGGATTATGATGGTTACATATCAACTAACGTATCCCAGAAAGAAACTTCCACGACCTGTCTCCTACATGCCTCATCTTCTCACCCCCATCTCGCTCCTAATCTCTAATATCTCCACAGGTCAGTTCCTTCGTATGTGCAGGATCTGTTCAGGTGCCAATCAGTTTGAAGATCTGGCAATAGATCTACACCAGAGGTTTAAAGAGAAGGGTTACAGAGAAAGAGACATCCTAAAGGCATATACAAGAGCTAAGGAAACATCTAGAGATTTACTCCTCACACAACAGAAGAAACGGAAACAAGACAATCAG ATGGATCCCATACTTTCACAATACCTGACGGAGAAACCTTCTATCACTTACCGACGATCAAAAACACTCAAAGACATGTTGGTGCATAGCCATCATAAAGGTCCAAACATTAACAAAATCTTCAGCTTAAAAGGCCTCAAATGGGGGTGTAAACCGTGTGGGGGATGTGTAGCCTGTGCAAATGTTGAGAGAACTGAGGAATTTTGGGATTCCAGCAGACAGAAAAAATATCGGATTACACGTTCAATCACATGTACGAACGTATGGTGTTGTTTATTTTGCCACCTGCCCTTGCAGCTTAATCTATATAGGTCTTACTTCAAGGGAGCTTTGGCGCAGAGTGCGAGAGCATGTCTTAGGAATTGA